The DNA segment GGGTAAAACAATTGAGTCTACCTAAAGGGCTCATTCGGTGTTATATCCCAttacttcattgatttatttttttaaagtttttctaatGTTATAATGAGAATATTTTCCACTCAATCCTGAAGGATTCTAAAGCTTTTTATTGACCTCAGGGTATACCACATGCATGGGCTACCTCCCTGGGCTAGCAAAAAAGCAGGGTCCTCAGAGAGACCAAATGGAAAAATTGCTTTTCTATCGACCCCAGCATGAGAGTTATGGAACCCGTATCTAATTAAGGCCCAGGGGGAATTCTGATGCACTCACTGGGGTTGGCCCCATGATTAGGGTAAGTGCTAGGCTCTGGTTAAGTGTCTCACTGTCCCTTCAAGGGTCAGGAAAGTTCACTGCCAAGGATTTGAGTCTCTTTGGGAGACGGAGGAAGTTTCCCCCCAAGATCAGCAGGGCGTGTACTACTCAACCTGAGGAAtaacagaaaatggaaatagagaaATTTAGAGGAACAGTGGCATCGTGTCAGCACTTCTGCTCTAGGTGACATTTCCAACAGAGCCAGGCTGCCAGGATCCCCGCTCTAGCCCTAGCATGTTTCGGCTGTGTAAATTTGGGCGAGTCACTTCGCATCTCTGAGCCTTCACCTTCTATTGCGAAATAGTGCTGAGTATTAAAGGAAGCAGTATTTGATGTATAAAGTGGAACTGATACATGGTGGGTCCTCAAGAGATCTCGGCTTGTGGTTGCACCATCATCAACACCACCAACATGGTGAGGCCCAGACTTTAGGGCAGCAAACTCTATCCTCCGTAGCCTAGTGTAGAGCCTAGTCTGTGTTTGGTGCCTTATAGCTAAAAATTAGATGCTGTGGGAAAGTGAATGAATGGGTCCCTTGTTATCTCCCTGACAACAGGAAAGCTTGATCTGTGAAGGAGATAGCTCCCAGCAGTACTTGGTTCCTTCCTAAAGCCATGTTAAGTTTAAAGACTTCTCTGTAGACAGCAGCATAGCATGATGCTTAGGAACCCAAGCTCAGAAGTTACTGTTCCACTCTGATATTTACTAGTTATCTAATGGGAGGCTAGTCTGAGCATCATTTTCCTTATTGATAAAAATgggcatcatcatcatcaccaccgtcATCTTCATCATCATATCAACTTCATAGGATGGTTGGGAGAACAAAGTACAATGATATGAACCTGACACTAGAATCCTCTTGGAGAGATTTCAAAGCCCTGTGTTGATGCCAGACCCCGTTCCCAAAGTTTCAGAGTCATTTGGTCAAAATGTCAGGCCCCTTGGGCATCCACAGTGTGAgaagtcctccaggtgattctaatgcacagaCAGGATGGAGGACCACTGCAAGTCATTCCTTCAGGGGTGGAGTAGTGGCTGTTGTCGAGTCATACTTATGCTCTGTCTTTTCCTCCTTATCCTTTTCCATactggttccttctttatatcaaTGAGGAAAACAGTTGACTTTTCTTTTGAAGGTTTCAGTGTTTTCCGCCTTTGGGGAACCATTTTTGGGAAATATGGCACAGAAAAATGCGTGGTGAATGTTAGGCAGATGTGGATACATAtattggaagaaaaagaatgtcAGAGTTATCCCTACTGCAGTCAACCACTTATACATCCACCCATGGTGCCCTAGCATATGGGGCAACCATTGCACTTCATCCTGTATCCAACTTTTATCCCCTCCTGCCTCAGGCTATTATCATAACCTTTCTAGCTCTCTCCAGGCACCGTCTGCCACCTGTTAGGGGACAGAGGAGGACACGGAGGTGGCTGGCTAATCAACAGGTGTCTTGGCCGTCACTGAAGGGAAGATGCCATGCCCGGCATGCACCGAGGGGGCAGAAGAGTTGTTGCAAAGGCAGTCGTAGGCTTGggaatccatttctttttctaaattagtCTGAACGCTAGGGTGAACGGGTACTCAGTATcagagaggggagtggagagagaaACTTATTGGAACTTTACTGTTCTTATTGGAAAACCAGAACCTGCTTGGAAGGACCTGCAGTTTGGTGGCATTGGACAAGAGGTTGAATTCCCCGGGGCCCCAGCGTACCCTGGTGGTAGGAAGGTGATGGGCCACAAGAAGGAGTCTGAAGTTGTCCGCAGGCTTTGAAGGCAGAATGAttgttctcccctccccaccaccctgccAGGCTCTCATGAAGCCCAACCAAGTGTCTGCATTGTCCTCGTGCCTTTTTTATTAGCACCACGCTCTAACCAACTGAGCTAACCGGCCACCACCCTTGTGCCTTTtttagacactcagtaaatgacAAATTGAATCCTGTTGCGGATGTTTCAAACATGCATCTGTGTTCTCTGTTAGATTCTGAGCCACTTGAGACAAGAGCCATGAGTCACTTTTCCTGGTACCTCCAGCAACACGAAGGCACCTGGCAACCATCCTCAGTACCCAAGAAACACATGGGAGTCAAAGACGCTTTGTTTGGTCCTCTCATTAGGCATGTGTGGGCCCTTGAAATCCCCCAGAGTTTTGATACTTCCAGGAATGGTGTATCGAGAGACTAGAACCACTGATTCTCAATCCTGGCTTGGTGTAAGAACAATATAAAGAGTCTGTAATGAGTATTGATGCCTGGCCCTGGAACAGCCCAGTTTAAATCAGAGTCTCTGGGATGTGGCACCTAGTGTTCCTTGGATGATCTGGGTCCAGGCTCCAAGACTACAGGGGATGGCTGAGCTAGAAGAAGTGATGGGCCGATAGGAGAAGGAATGATGAAATTGAAAGGACAAAATAAACACCAAGGGAACTTGGGGATGGATCTGGCTGAGTCCTTGTTACCATCCAAAGCTCACAGCCACCCAGCCAGGCACGTGCCTAGATGATTGTTACCTTTCATATTTACAGCAACCCTAAGCAAAGTTGTCATCCCCTTTTCAGCAAAAGAGAGGAAGCTTAGAAACTAAAGGGTCAGGCTGCCAAACTGCAGACCCCAAGCACTGATCCACTAGGCTGTGTTCATTCAAAAACACAAGGTAAATGTGAAGGAAGATGGGAGTGGACTGGGCCGGAGGAAATACAAGATCAGTAAACCCAAGGAGAGCTACTGAACATTaaactacaaacaaatgacacagCAAGTGAAAAGCAGATTTCATATTTCTTCAAGGCATTGCGATGAAATCACAATAGCTTTGTGAGACAAAACCCATGACCCTCAGCTTACAAGAGGAGACTTAAGCCTCAGAGAAGTCTAGTGTCTTACCCAAactcacacagctattaagtgtcTGAGCTGGGTTTTTTTGTAAAGACCTGAGAGCAAATATTTCAGGGGTTGCGAACCTTGCATTCCATGCCACGATTATTCAGATCTGCTACTGCAACACAAAAGCATCCATggagaatatataaacaaataaacatggtTGTGTTCCCATAAAACTTGATTTATGGACACCGAAATTGAAATTTCATATGATTTTCACGTGACATGAaggattcttttccttttgatttttctcaactatttaaaaatgtaaaaaaacattcttagctcattggctgcacaaaaacagacattggGACAGATATGGCTCCTGGGCCATAATTTGCCTACCATGGTCTAAATTCTAAAGCACGTGGAGCGTAAAAAGTTAGTGAGAAagtcatatacacactactctatttaaaatagattacCCGTCTTTCGGTTTTCGGCTCGGAGGAGGCTAAGGTGCAACTTTCTTCGGTCGTCCCGAATCCGGGTTCATCCGACACCAGCCGCCTCCACCATGCCGCCTAAGTTCGACCCCAACGAGATCAAAGTCGTGTACCTGAGGTGCACCGGTGGGGAAGTCGGTGCCACGTCTGCCCTGGCCCCCAAGATCGGCCCCCTGGGTCTGTCTCCAAAAAAAGTTGGTGATGACATCGCCAAGGCAACTGGTGATTGGAAGGGTCTGAGGATTACAGTGAAACTGACCATTCAGAACCGACAGGCCCAGATTGAGGTGGTACCTTCTGCCTCTGCCCTGATCATCAAAGCCCTCAAGGAACCGCCAAGAGACcgaaagaagcagaaaaacattAAGCACAGTGGAAACATCACTTTTGATGAGATTGTCAGCATTGCCCGGCAGATGCGGCATCGATCTTTAGCTAGAGAACTCTCTGGAACCATTAAAGAGATCCTGGGGACCGCCCAGTCTGTGGGCTGCAATGTTGATGGCCGCCACCCTCACGACATCATAGATGACATCAACAGTGGTGCAGTGGAATGTCCAGCTAGTTAAgaactgcaaagaaaaataataaagggttatttgacaagcaaaaaaaaaaaaaaaaaaaaaaaaaaataaaatagattaccaacaaggacctactgtaaagcacgggaactctgcttaatattctgtgataacctaaacggaaaaagaatttgaaaaagaatagatacatgtgtatgtgtaactgaatcactgtgctgtacacctgaaacatacaacacaacattgtaaatcaactacagtccaatataaaataaaatttttttaagaagttataTATGTCCATTTGAAACCTATGCCTCCCAGTTTAACTTTACATGGGAAACTTCAACAGGCCAAGAAGAAGTCAACACTTTCTGTCTTCCCCAAATCAACCCCAGCAAGCAATTCTTGGCCGAATGCATTTGTGTTTTCCAATTGGGGGACCCCCAGAACTTTTAAGTGGGTCACTCCCATTGTTTCTGCTTTGTCAAGAGCATTGTAAACCCCCAAACCCTTTCTGTATTAATATTTATCGAATGCCTAGTAGATACCAGCCTCTGTTCTAGGCACTAAAGGTATGCTAGCTGTCTGattcagctcaggctgccataacaaaatcccacagactgggtgacttacaaaacagacatttattttctcacagttctggagcccagAAGTCCAAGGCAGGGTTCCACCATggctgggttctggtgagagtcCTCCTGGTTGTAGGCTGGCAGCTTTCTCACGTGGTAGAAAAAGATGGATGAAGTCAAGGTAGGGAGGAGGACCTCACTCTCGTGACCTCATCTACACCTAATTATCTatcaaaggccccatctccaaatgcagtcacatcgGGGGTTATCGGTTCAACCTGTGAATCTGAGGGGGGCGGGcaatacaattcagtccataacagtgatGCACAAGAGAAATGAAGCCCCTGTGTTTACGGAGCTTACCTTCTCTCTATAtgacaggaaagaaacaaaataatgttaATAACTTCAGATAAATTCAGACAGTGGTAAGTGGTGGaaagagagaacaaaacaaaatatgactAGAGTACAGGGATTAACTGGAACAGGGATTATAATGCTGGAAACCGTCTTCAGAGGACACTTTGAACAGGTTCCTGGGCTGAGGCGTGAGATTGGAAGAAACGAAGCCAGCGTTGGGAAGAGCTGCGCCCGAGAGAGAGAACAGGTTCCAAAGGGCCACCAGAACAGAAAAAGGGTGAGCAAGGAGAGCAGGGAGAAGACCAGGGGGCCTGGAAAGGGGTAGGCAAAGTAGAGCATCGTGGCCCCATaataaagagtttggattttattctaaatgcaacGGGAGGACTTCAGTTGAGTCAGAAACACTGGAGTAATTtgcattttcacagtattttggATGTTATGTGGGGAATGGACGGTAGGGGCCGCTGTCTTTCTCCCGAGCTCTCCGATTGCTCGTGGCTCTTGGGGCAAAAAGGGCTTGGGACTTGCAGTCTGGGAGGACCTGTGGGTCTTCCTCAAACCCAAATCGCCCCTTCTCAGGAGTGCATTACATCTCTTTCCGAAGATCCTGTGAAGTAACACGTTCTAATGAGGAGTTTGAATTACCAGTTGCCTTGTGCTTTGCAGCTGATAAACAATAGATTACACTCCTGATGGTTTGGAGTTATCTTGTGACTACAGTAAGTTATTTTACTTGAGCTCGTATAACTATAATTCAATCCTATCCATGTTTTGTTTGGGAATTAATACCCCAACTTCAGATCTAGCCTTTTTCTCACCCAGAATTCATAGAGTATACAGCATTTTGgttctttatttcacattttcttcaaCTTCTCAATGCTTCCCACTCCACACACGCACGCCCTTTAAACCCATTTTTAATAATGTTCTGCTtagaaaaacaacatattttcatttgaaaaacatttagaaatgcaTGCAAAAGCAAAAATCACTTATCAGCTGCCTGTTGCTCCAAAGTAATcactcttaacttttttttttaattcagactttattttattagagtagttttaggttcacagcaaaattgagaggaaggtacaaagATTTCGTGTACATCTACTGCCCTCgacatgcacagcctccctggTATCAACATCCCACACCACTGTGGCACATTTGTTAGAATCAATGAACCTGCACTGATACATCATCATCACCGAAAGTCCATAGTTTGCATTATGATTCACTCTTGGTCTTGTAGATTCTCTGGGTTtgttggacaaatgtataatgacatgccATTAGAGTATTAGAATATCATACAGAggattttcactgccctaaaatatcCCCTGTACGCTACCTATTCTTCCCTCCTCACCAACCCCTtgcaaccattgatctttttactgtctccatagttttgccttgtccggaatgtcatatagttggaatcacactcaacattttaatatttctcttgtTGGTctgttcagtgtgtgtgtgtgtgtgtgtgtgtgtgtgtgtgtgtgtgtgtacgtgtacctTTACAATATTAGACTCTGTATTTTCAAAACTTACCCTACGTTTTTAACTTGGCATTAAAACATGCACATTTTACTATGCCAttaatcatttttcaaaattatatttaatgattCCATAACTTTTTACAGCATCAGAATTTGTCTCCACCGTTGACATTTAAGAATTTGTTCTTTGGTCTCCCTCTCCCttactattattactaataaTGCCACAGAGAACATTCTTTTATGTAAGCCTTTGTTTACATTCTTGAGTGCTTCCTTGGACTAAATTCTAAAAAGTGTTATTTTGGGGTCAAAGATATGAGCAGCTTTATACCTCTTGAATAGATTTCATGCAGTTGCTGGTGAAACGAGTTGTGCCGTGTACATCCCATGATGGTAGTCTGTTAGGACGCCGTCTCATCTCGCCATTGCCCGTGTTATTTGATACAGGCACACCTCCTAGGTATTATTAGTTCAGTTCCGggccaccacaataaagcaaacatCACAGTAAAGCAAGTTgcacaatttttttggtttcccagtgtatataaaagttatatttatgctatactgtagtctattaaatgcACAGTagcattatatataaaaacaatgtgtcaatacataccttaattaaaaatatttcattgctaAAAgttgctaaccatcatctgaaacTCTAGCGAGTCATAATCTTTCTTGaaatagtaacatcaaaaatcactgatcaccgtaacaaatataataacaatgaaaaatatatctcgagaattaccaaaatgtgacacggagacaggaagtgagcaaatgccgCTGGGAAAAATGGTGCCTATAGACTTGCTCAGCACAGGGTGGCCACAAACCTTCACTTTGTAAAAGAGACACTCTctgcgaagcacaataaaacaaggtctgcctgtattATTTTATACTTGTATCAACTTGAGAGGCAAATATTCTTACCTCCTTGTTTAAAACTCCCCCTTTTTAACTTGGCTGTTTAGTAATGCAAGTAGCAAACATGTGTGATGCCCTCATGCATAACAGCCATCCTAGGAGGTAGGTACTTTTAACCTCACTTTACAAATTGAGGAACTAATGCTACCTGGTAAAAAGTGGAGCTATTACTGGAATCTGGCCCAGCCATTATATCCCCTGAGTCTGTAAGCTCCAGCTCTATTCTGCCTCTAGGGAGGAGCAGGCAAGATGAAAGGACCCTCTCAGCTGGATGTGAGTCAGGAGAGCAGTCTGATTAAAGCAATTCACAGGAATATGTGAGTGACCAACAGAAGCATCTCTCCGgctttggattaaaaaaaaaccaaaaaacaacaacaaaaaaactctaCTGACTATTCTAAATAAATCTTTCCCTTATAGAAGGAATTTTCAGAAatgtaatagaaatgaaaacatctggGAATGATAAGGAAGATAGACGTGGCCAAAGTCACATCTACCTTCAATTCAGTGGTTGCTCAGTGCTGGCTCATCTCCAAGCAGCCCAAAgcccacttttattttatttcgtATGTATAGTGCTTGGACTACTGAATTTGTTGTCATCACACAAAAATCTGGGTTCCACCTTCTCTTTAAAAACAGAAGCTCTGGGAACATTCACTACTGTTCATTTCAATAATTTATCGCGTCTGATTGATCCCAACGGGTGCTTGAGTTTGCATCTACCGTTAGCTTGCCggccttcctcctctctccctgtcaACCACCCCACTTTCTCCCTTTCTGGACCAACTCTCTAAAACCTTCCTTTCAATACCATCgttattttttaactaaaattccTTCCACATCTGGGAACCCCCTTCCTATCCTGTTAAGTAGAAGAGGCTAGAGGGTCACGGTGGGGCTGTGTCCCAAGCCATTTGGAAGACATAGATGTTTGCAAGTCAGGGCCTGTGTCTTTATTAGCCCTGCTTAAACAGCGAGGTAATTTAAGCTTCCCTTATTTTGCTGCATTGCATCATAGTTCTAAAGAAGACCTGAAATAGAGAGTATCACATTGTGCACATTTTGAAGGATCATGCGTGGAGGCTAAATATAAGATTCAAGTCCATATTCTGAGCATGCTTTTCCCCTAAATGAGGATGGGGAGCACTTGAACATTCTGCCCCATGATCTCCTTTCTTATCCGCACGCACTGCGTAACGTTTGATTTCCATCCTTTGTGTTTGTGAGAACATTTGCAAGCATCTTCTCAGCTTCAAAGACACAGGCTTGACTTGGAACCACTGGAACTGTGCTATTTGGACTTGGAACCACTGGAACTGTGCTGTTTGGTGGGAAGAGCCAACATGAACACCCGCCCCCCCATACATAGAGTGCCTTTCTTCCCCATTTAAAAATTACCCTTAAACGCAGGCCAGTGACATTTCAGTCACCCCCGTTCCACTGCTATAACGTTggccattttcttattgttttattgcTGTTTTATTATTTACTAAATGTCGAATTAATTTGCTTTTATCTGAATGTATTTATGTCACCGCAGTAAATAGAAACCCAGTGTTATAAACTGAAGCGTCGCTATGCAAGtaacttaatattaaaaataaatctgtgacTACCAACTAAGACCATCTGATCTACCACCCAGGGCTCCCATGCCAGATGTTGGGAAaccctgatttaaaaaatagttttcacaGGGGTGGGGGCAAAGCAGTCGTGTTTCTAGAGAGTCAAGTAGTTTCCCACAATTAACCATCTTCTAGGGTCTTATTCTGAATAACTAAGTAGTTTCATTCGGGAAAAATCTCAGAGCTACTCCTGGGAGCTCTTCTCACCCTGTCCCCTGTGCTTATAAACCTGCTGGATATCCCAGGGGTGCCCAGCCTTCCAGGAAACCTCCTCCTCTCTTGTAACACTCTTGCTGCTTTCTCGTCCTTGGAGTTACATACTCTTCTTGTAAATTAGAGACACTACTGGGCAGAAAGGGTGATGGGGGCTTGAGATCACAGCCTGTGCATCCCCTGTGTTTGGGGTTTGTAAGCTCCCCACACGCTTCCTGAAACCTCTCAGGAACATCCTCTTGCTTTATATTCCTCTCACGGAAGGTCTAGCTCttgttttcctcctccctccctccttcccttcttctttccttcctctttctttcttccttccttctttcctccctccttccctccctcccttcctctttctctctctctctttctttctttccctccctctccctccctcccctccttccttccttccttccttccttccttccttgccctcCCCCTTCATCCTCACCAATGATCCCAGACTGTGGTGCTTATGGAAACACTACTCTTTGCTGCATCTTT comes from the Delphinus delphis chromosome 15, mDelDel1.2, whole genome shotgun sequence genome and includes:
- the LOC132438761 gene encoding large ribosomal subunit protein uL11, which gives rise to MPPKFDPNEIKVVYLRCTGGEVGATSALAPKIGPLGLSPKKVGDDIAKATGDWKGLRITVKLTIQNRQAQIEVVPSASALIIKALKEPPRDRKKQKNIKHSGNITFDEIVSIARQMRHRSLARELSGTIKEILGTAQSVGCNVDGRHPHDIIDDINSGAVECPAS